Proteins from a genomic interval of Psychrobacter fulvigenes:
- the pdxH gene encoding pyridoxamine 5'-phosphate oxidase, producing MDFSDQRRSYEKGELDQQSVPASPFELLSAWMNEAIEQQVQEPYAMSLATCGADNKPSVRIVLLREITETGVVFYTNYESAKGQDIAENPNAEVLFFWHELERQIRISGHIAKIDAGKSAAYFQKRPHDSQVGAWVSQPQSGEVANREVMEQTFVDLQNDYPENSQVPTPEFWGGYEITIERIEFWQGRASRMHDRIVYTQDGSADTDSWITKRLLP from the coding sequence ATGGATTTCAGCGATCAACGTCGCTCATATGAGAAAGGCGAGCTTGATCAACAGTCAGTACCAGCGTCACCATTTGAGCTGTTAAGCGCTTGGATGAATGAAGCAATAGAGCAGCAAGTGCAAGAGCCTTATGCGATGAGCTTAGCCACTTGTGGCGCAGACAACAAACCCAGTGTGCGTATTGTGTTGCTGCGTGAGATTACAGAGACTGGTGTTGTCTTTTATACCAATTATGAAAGTGCCAAAGGGCAAGATATCGCAGAAAACCCAAATGCAGAAGTACTCTTCTTTTGGCATGAGCTTGAGCGTCAGATTCGTATCAGCGGACATATCGCTAAAATAGATGCTGGTAAATCTGCGGCATACTTTCAAAAACGTCCGCATGATAGCCAAGTGGGGGCGTGGGTGAGCCAACCACAAAGTGGTGAAGTCGCCAATCGTGAGGTAATGGAACAAACGTTTGTAGATTTGCAAAACGACTATCCAGAAAATAGCCAAGTGCCAACGCCAGAGTTTTGGGGTGGGTATGAGATTACGATTGAGCGTATTGAATTTTGGCAAGGGCGTGCCAGCCGCATGCATGATCGAATTGTTTATACGCAGGATGGTAGTGCTGATACAGACAGCTGGATAACCAAACGTTTGTTGCCATAA
- a CDS encoding type 1 glutamine amidotransferase domain-containing protein → MNILMVLTSHDKLGDTGKKTGFWLEEFAAPYYAFLDAGVNVTLASPAGGQPPLDPSSDTEDAQTKDTKRFKEDSDAQKHLANTKKLANMKAEDFDSVFYPGGHGPLWDLAVDENSINLIETFVKQDKPVAFVCHSPAALKNVKIDGEYLVKGKTVTGFTNTEEEAVGLTDVVPFLVEDALMANGGNYEKAADWESFVVEDGLLITGQNPASSEAAAKRLIAKLKG, encoded by the coding sequence ATGAATATTTTAATGGTACTAACCTCACACGATAAATTGGGCGATACTGGTAAAAAAACTGGCTTTTGGCTAGAAGAATTCGCGGCACCTTACTATGCGTTTTTGGATGCTGGTGTCAATGTAACTCTCGCCTCTCCTGCTGGCGGTCAGCCACCTCTTGACCCTAGTAGCGATACTGAAGACGCGCAAACAAAAGATACTAAGCGTTTTAAAGAAGACAGCGATGCGCAAAAGCATCTTGCCAACACCAAAAAGCTTGCTAATATGAAAGCGGAAGACTTTGATTCAGTATTCTACCCTGGTGGCCATGGTCCTTTATGGGATTTGGCCGTTGATGAAAACTCAATCAATTTGATTGAAACCTTTGTCAAGCAAGATAAGCCTGTTGCTTTTGTTTGTCACTCTCCTGCCGCCCTTAAAAATGTCAAGATCGATGGCGAGTACTTAGTAAAAGGTAAGACCGTTACTGGCTTTACTAACACTGAAGAAGAAGCAGTTGGCCTTACCGATGTCGTGCCATTCCTAGTGGAAGATGCGCTGATGGCCAATGGTGGCAACTATGAAAAAGCTGCTGATTGGGAATCGTTTGTGGTCGAAGATGGTTTATTGATTACGGGTCAAAATCCAGCCTCATCAGAAGCAGCAGCCAAGCGTTTGATTGCTAAGCTTAAAGGCTAA
- a CDS encoding iron-containing alcohol dehydrogenase, with the protein MKNFQYYNPVRIVFGEGQIEKLSNLVPNDAKVLITYGGGSAERTGTLDEVRKALSASGNREVFEFGGIEPNPEFNTLLKAADMVNEHNIDFLLAVGGGSVIDGSKFVALVSSLNEDDSTVSREKAWDALLSGCANIDNAIDLGVVLTIPATGSEMNNGGVVNHSERQAKLPFRSPLVFPKFSILDPTKTLTLPERQVMNGVADAFVHVMEQYLTYPVNAKVQDTFAESLLKILIEEGAAVKADPDNLETRQNIMWSATMALNGLIGSGVPQDWTTHMIGHELTSLHSIDHARTLTILLPSVMRELKDSKKDKLLQYARNVWALDSNTDTKQDDDSIIETAIVYTENFFRSLGLPVSLADAELDESAIDPIIKQLEAHNMVKLGEHGNNDLEISRLILERSLTSVA; encoded by the coding sequence ATGAAGAACTTTCAATATTACAATCCAGTACGTATCGTCTTCGGTGAAGGTCAAATCGAAAAATTATCAAATCTAGTGCCTAACGATGCAAAAGTACTTATTACTTATGGTGGCGGTTCGGCTGAACGCACAGGTACTCTAGACGAAGTCAGAAAAGCATTATCAGCAAGTGGAAATCGCGAAGTCTTTGAGTTTGGCGGCATCGAGCCAAACCCAGAATTTAATACTCTGCTTAAAGCAGCTGATATGGTTAATGAGCATAACATTGACTTTCTATTAGCGGTTGGCGGTGGTTCAGTTATTGATGGCAGTAAGTTTGTCGCGCTCGTGTCTTCACTTAACGAAGACGACAGCACTGTCTCACGTGAGAAAGCATGGGATGCACTGCTTAGTGGTTGTGCAAACATTGATAATGCCATCGATTTAGGGGTGGTACTCACTATTCCAGCGACTGGTTCTGAGATGAATAATGGCGGTGTCGTCAACCATAGCGAACGTCAAGCCAAACTCCCTTTTCGTAGTCCACTGGTCTTCCCTAAGTTCTCAATTCTAGATCCTACTAAGACGCTAACCTTGCCTGAACGTCAGGTAATGAATGGGGTTGCGGATGCCTTTGTACACGTCATGGAACAATACCTGACTTATCCAGTCAATGCAAAAGTGCAAGATACCTTTGCTGAAAGTTTACTGAAGATTTTGATTGAAGAAGGTGCAGCGGTCAAAGCAGATCCAGATAATCTAGAAACACGTCAGAACATTATGTGGAGCGCAACGATGGCACTTAACGGCTTAATTGGCTCGGGCGTGCCGCAAGATTGGACAACACACATGATCGGCCATGAATTAACGTCATTACATAGCATTGATCATGCTCGCACTTTAACCATATTATTACCCTCAGTTATGCGTGAGCTGAAAGACAGCAAAAAAGACAAGTTACTTCAATATGCCCGTAACGTTTGGGCTCTCGATAGCAATACTGATACAAAACAAGACGACGACAGCATCATCGAGACTGCTATCGTATATACTGAGAACTTCTTCCGTAGCCTTGGCCTACCAGTTAGCTTAGCAGATGCTGAATTAGATGAGTCAGCGATTGACCCAATTATCAAGCAGCTTGAAGCGCATAACATGGTAAAACTGGGCGAACACGGTAACAATGACTTAGAAATATCACGTCTTATCTTAGAGCGTTCGTTAACCAGTGTGGCTTAA
- a CDS encoding IS982 family transposase: MPIDEFIINIYLMVEQYYKIVVTKPLRSAGYAPKLSDPEVICMEMVGEFLHLDQDKQIWQYFTQHWQDWFPAIGSYPNFAKHCANLWQVKQQIQDKVSELEGRDNIHFMDGFPIPVCHYGRAYRHKNYQDLAAFSYCAAKQERYYGFEGHLLVNLSGMIKGFTFAPANVDERAVAPEITTHIHGLLGADKGYISPSLTSYYDAQGVDLQTPLRANMKEDRPKPVVRRLMKARRIVETVIGQLSERFNIQKVRARDLWHLSHRLIRKILSHNLCFVLNKKLGNPPLQFDLLISS, encoded by the coding sequence ATGCCCATAGACGAATTTATCATCAATATCTATTTAATGGTAGAGCAATATTACAAAATAGTCGTCACCAAACCCTTGCGAAGTGCAGGTTACGCGCCAAAGCTAAGTGATCCTGAGGTTATTTGCATGGAGATGGTCGGTGAATTTTTACACCTTGATCAAGACAAACAAATTTGGCAATACTTTACCCAGCATTGGCAAGACTGGTTTCCAGCCATCGGCTCATACCCTAACTTCGCAAAGCACTGCGCCAATCTGTGGCAAGTCAAACAGCAGATACAAGATAAAGTCAGTGAACTTGAGGGCCGTGACAACATTCATTTTATGGATGGTTTTCCGATACCCGTCTGTCATTATGGACGCGCTTATCGGCATAAAAACTATCAAGACTTAGCGGCTTTTAGCTACTGTGCGGCTAAGCAAGAGAGGTACTATGGCTTTGAAGGACATTTGCTTGTTAACTTATCGGGCATGATTAAAGGCTTTACCTTTGCTCCTGCCAATGTTGATGAAAGAGCGGTTGCCCCAGAAATCACCACTCATATTCATGGGCTACTTGGCGCTGATAAAGGGTATATCAGCCCTAGTCTGACATCGTACTACGACGCTCAAGGCGTGGATTTACAAACGCCACTCAGAGCCAACATGAAAGAGGATAGACCCAAACCTGTGGTAAGACGGCTGATGAAAGCCCGCCGTATCGTTGAAACAGTCATTGGTCAGTTATCAGAACGATTTAATATACAAAAGGTACGAGCAAGAGATTTATGGCATTTGTCTCATCGATTGATTCGTAAGATTCTGTCGCATAATCTGTGCTTTGTACTCAATAAAAAACTTGGTAACCCGCCTCTTCAGTTTGATTTGCTTATTTCAAGTTGA
- a CDS encoding glutathione binding-like protein → MRPAIDSSDYGHYLQWIDFAESSLMVPLLLELFTNKAGITDNEFLNGYIAAEKHKLLSYLNDEVEGKSFIVGNKLSGADFMLSFDLIMLAKREALEDYPHIKQYALQLASLDSYQRSMRLEANHDQSI, encoded by the coding sequence TTGCGCCCTGCCATAGATAGCAGTGACTATGGGCATTACCTACAGTGGATTGATTTTGCTGAAAGCTCGCTTATGGTGCCTTTGTTGCTTGAGTTGTTTACTAATAAAGCTGGCATCACTGACAATGAGTTTTTGAATGGCTACATCGCTGCTGAAAAGCACAAACTGTTAAGCTATCTAAACGATGAAGTCGAAGGTAAGTCATTTATCGTTGGCAACAAGCTAAGTGGTGCTGACTTTATGCTGTCGTTTGACTTGATTATGCTGGCTAAGCGTGAAGCATTGGAAGATTATCCACATATCAAGCAGTATGCGTTGCAATTAGCCAGTCTTGATAGCTACCAGCGCAGTATGCGTTTGGAAGCGAATCATGACCAATCTATTTAA
- a CDS encoding D-arabinono-1,4-lactone oxidase codes for MFSLRQWQRNSDWQNWVGYVTAEPEQKLTPSSLEELQDIIKNARANKKRVRVTGAAHSFSGCGKPEEIAVSLHNMRGIISVDAEAKLATLHAGTYLHEIGEALKEHGLALENMGDVQAQTIAGAASTATHGTGITLGSIASQVVAWEWVDGRGQIHTHHRGDPKTDDLGNALHVSLGMLGVFTKLTLKVVELYGLQERNEVLDFEEGLARFYDTAHAHRHLEWFLFPGTNKLQQKTLSVIEPKPMSSVQKAKDKFDSAVTLNGAFYVLCELARMKPSLTKKVSEISANSIPNTKREGYSYEVFPTPRGVKFNESEYFIKLSDFDECITEVNRILLADNKGSHFPIEVRTHKGETGMLSPTQGEDCAVLSFHVYKGMECEPLFKWLYEYMKKWQGRPHWGKVNKLNHVELQHLYPKLNRFLEIRREYDPDNVFMNSWLEQKFLNQSF; via the coding sequence ATGTTTTCATTAAGACAATGGCAAAGGAATAGTGATTGGCAAAATTGGGTAGGTTATGTGACCGCGGAACCTGAGCAAAAACTCACGCCTTCATCGCTAGAAGAGCTACAAGATATCATTAAGAATGCACGAGCTAATAAAAAGCGCGTGAGAGTGACAGGTGCTGCACATTCTTTTAGTGGCTGCGGCAAGCCTGAAGAGATTGCTGTTAGTTTGCATAATATGCGCGGGATTATCTCAGTGGATGCTGAGGCCAAGCTGGCGACTTTACATGCCGGCACCTATTTACACGAAATTGGCGAAGCGTTAAAAGAGCACGGTCTGGCATTAGAAAATATGGGTGACGTACAAGCACAGACCATCGCAGGCGCTGCCAGTACTGCCACTCATGGTACAGGGATTACCTTGGGCTCTATTGCCAGTCAAGTTGTGGCTTGGGAATGGGTGGATGGGCGCGGGCAGATACATACTCATCATCGGGGCGACCCAAAGACAGATGATCTGGGCAATGCCTTACATGTGAGCCTTGGTATGTTGGGTGTATTTACCAAGTTAACACTAAAAGTTGTTGAGTTATACGGGCTGCAAGAACGCAACGAAGTGTTAGATTTTGAAGAAGGGTTAGCAAGGTTTTATGATACTGCTCATGCTCATCGGCATTTAGAATGGTTTTTATTTCCAGGAACCAATAAGTTGCAGCAAAAAACCCTATCAGTGATCGAACCAAAACCGATGAGTAGCGTACAAAAAGCCAAAGATAAGTTTGATAGCGCGGTCACGCTTAACGGTGCTTTTTATGTGTTATGTGAATTGGCGCGGATGAAACCATCATTGACAAAAAAGGTCAGTGAAATATCAGCCAATTCCATTCCAAACACCAAGCGAGAAGGGTATAGCTATGAAGTGTTTCCGACACCGCGTGGCGTGAAGTTTAACGAATCAGAGTATTTTATTAAGCTGTCAGATTTTGATGAATGTATCACCGAGGTCAATCGTATCTTATTAGCAGACAATAAAGGCTCGCACTTTCCGATAGAGGTGCGCACGCATAAAGGCGAGACTGGTATGCTAAGCCCGACTCAAGGTGAGGACTGTGCGGTATTATCCTTTCATGTGTATAAGGGCATGGAATGCGAACCACTATTTAAATGGCTGTATGAGTACATGAAAAAATGGCAGGGTCGTCCACACTGGGGTAAAGTCAATAAACTCAATCATGTTGAGCTACAGCATCTATATCCCAAGCTTAATCGGTTTTTAGAAATTCGCCGTGAGTACGATCCTGATAATGTGTTTATGAATAGCTGGCTTGAACAGAAGTTTTTAAATCAGAGCTTTTAG
- a CDS encoding NADP-dependent oxidoreductase has protein sequence MSFNKQQNQETNRQIKLASRPHGEPKAENFDMTTSDIPTPNGNEMLLRTVYLSLDPYMRGRMSDAKSYADPLEVGDVMMGATVAQVVESNLDKFAVGDLVVSNSGWQDYSVSDGEGVLKLDKDMPNPSYGLGVLGMPGFTGYMGLTDIGKPQKGETLVVAAATGPVGATVGQVGNQYGVRTVGIAGGKEKCDFAVNELGFDVCIDHKADDFAEQLKAACPDGIDIYYENVGGKVFDAVIPLLNAHARIPVCGLVSQYNATELPDGKDRLGMLMGQVLANRLTIKGFIIFEEYGDHFPEFLKTMSKWVESGAVKTKESIAEGLDDAPNAFVRMLNGDNFGKTVVKVADVK, from the coding sequence ATGAGCTTTAATAAACAACAAAACCAAGAAACAAACCGTCAAATTAAACTGGCAAGCCGCCCTCATGGTGAACCGAAAGCTGAAAACTTTGACATGACCACCAGCGATATCCCAACGCCAAATGGCAATGAGATGCTGCTACGTACCGTCTATTTATCATTAGACCCGTATATGCGCGGACGTATGAGCGATGCAAAAAGCTATGCTGACCCACTAGAAGTTGGTGATGTAATGATGGGCGCAACGGTTGCTCAAGTCGTTGAATCTAACCTTGATAAATTTGCCGTCGGTGATTTGGTTGTATCAAATTCAGGTTGGCAAGACTATAGCGTCAGTGATGGCGAAGGCGTGCTGAAACTAGATAAAGATATGCCAAACCCCTCTTATGGTTTAGGCGTATTGGGTATGCCCGGCTTTACTGGTTATATGGGTTTGACTGATATCGGTAAACCACAAAAAGGTGAGACGCTGGTCGTCGCTGCTGCAACCGGCCCTGTTGGCGCAACCGTTGGTCAAGTTGGTAATCAATATGGCGTACGCACCGTTGGTATCGCAGGCGGTAAAGAGAAATGTGACTTTGCAGTGAATGAGCTTGGCTTTGATGTCTGTATTGACCATAAAGCCGATGATTTCGCTGAACAATTAAAAGCCGCTTGCCCAGATGGTATCGATATCTATTACGAAAACGTCGGCGGTAAAGTATTTGACGCAGTGATACCATTACTAAATGCTCATGCACGTATCCCAGTATGTGGTCTGGTCTCACAATACAACGCCACTGAACTGCCTGATGGCAAAGATCGTTTAGGTATGCTAATGGGTCAAGTATTGGCCAACCGTCTAACCATCAAAGGCTTTATCATCTTTGAAGAGTATGGTGATCATTTTCCAGAGTTCCTCAAAACCATGAGCAAATGGGTTGAGTCAGGTGCTGTGAAGACTAAAGAATCTATCGCTGAAGGCTTAGACGATGCACCAAATGCTTTCGTTCGTATGCTAAATGGCGATAACTTCGGTAAAACAGTGGTTAAAGTGGCTGACGTTAAATAA
- a CDS encoding alanine racemase, whose amino-acid sequence MDFAQIVPPTTPSAWLDMDALDHNIALVNQKTQAVSLRLATKSIRSVDVLHYIKDHSPNFIGLMSYAADESVHLLESGFDNILCAYPTLDMISVVKTFEHTKQGATMIWMVDRPEHVDVLNQVAKENDVVIDICLDINMSMPLPKLYFGTKRSALLSKKDVKKLLKHIKKSSNVNVCAAMGYEAQIAGLSEHLPGKALLTPAIKLLKKRSQKQVSQRRGSIVNWLKRQGYQLQLVNGGGSGSMDFTCSQPEVTEITVGSAYYKPAYFDYMGSMNDFQPAAGFVLPVTRQPEKGVITCHGGGFIASGAIGVDKAPIVHYPSNLSILNDEGFGEVQTPMTVAKVSNKTTKGESELKIGDAVWCRHAKAGELCEHFNALICYRSSSKYADNLNNEEAIASEEVVQTMTTYRGEGKCFH is encoded by the coding sequence ATGGATTTTGCGCAAATCGTTCCACCTACAACGCCGAGTGCGTGGCTCGACATGGATGCCCTCGATCATAATATCGCGCTCGTCAATCAAAAGACCCAAGCCGTTAGTCTGCGTTTGGCCACCAAATCTATTCGCTCTGTCGATGTTTTGCATTATATAAAAGACCATTCTCCCAATTTTATCGGCCTTATGTCCTATGCCGCCGACGAGTCAGTGCATCTGCTTGAGAGTGGGTTTGATAATATTCTTTGCGCTTATCCAACACTAGATATGATCAGCGTCGTAAAAACGTTTGAACATACCAAACAAGGCGCAACCATGATTTGGATGGTTGATCGCCCTGAGCATGTAGATGTTCTGAATCAAGTCGCTAAAGAGAATGATGTGGTTATTGATATCTGCCTAGATATTAATATGTCGATGCCACTGCCAAAGCTGTATTTTGGTACCAAGCGCTCCGCATTGCTGAGTAAAAAGGATGTGAAAAAACTACTTAAGCACATCAAAAAATCATCTAACGTCAATGTCTGTGCTGCCATGGGTTATGAGGCGCAAATTGCTGGCTTGTCTGAACATTTACCAGGTAAAGCGCTATTAACACCTGCCATCAAACTATTAAAAAAACGCTCGCAAAAGCAAGTCAGTCAGCGCCGTGGTTCAATTGTAAATTGGCTAAAAAGACAAGGCTATCAGTTACAGCTCGTCAATGGTGGTGGTAGCGGTAGTATGGACTTTACCTGTAGTCAGCCTGAGGTTACCGAAATCACGGTAGGGTCAGCGTACTACAAACCTGCGTATTTTGACTATATGGGGAGTATGAATGATTTTCAGCCAGCTGCTGGATTTGTATTGCCTGTCACGCGCCAGCCTGAAAAAGGCGTGATTACTTGTCACGGTGGTGGCTTTATCGCCTCGGGTGCGATAGGGGTAGATAAGGCACCTATTGTGCATTACCCCTCTAATTTATCTATATTAAATGACGAAGGTTTTGGGGAAGTGCAAACACCCATGACGGTTGCTAAAGTTAGTAACAAAACGACTAAGGGTGAAAGTGAGCTAAAGATTGGCGATGCTGTCTGGTGCCGACACGCCAAAGCGGGCGAGCTATGTGAGCACTTTAATGCGCTTATATGTTATCGAAGCTCTAGCAAGTATGCAGATAATTTAAATAATGAGGAGGCTATCGCTAGTGAGGAAGTTGTCCAAACCATGACAACTTACCGAGGAGAGGGCAAATGTTTTCATTAA
- the glmM gene encoding phosphoglucosamine mutase, protein MSYFGTDGIRGKFGELPITPDFILKLGYVTGRVLIENNDNPARRPSVVIGKDTRLSGYVIEGALQAGFNAAGVDVHMLGPLPTPAIAHLTRSFHADAGIVISASHNPYYDNGIKLFSGDGKKLTDEMQNAINDKLKAIMSGVEDEDADGLLMPIIDPAQLGKNHRIDDAKGRYIEFCKGSFPYQYDLGGLTVVVDCANGAGYSVAPRVMRELGANVIAIHNKPDGININANCGSTNPESLQQAVLEHNADVGIALDGDGDRIVMVDEAGKLVDGDGILYVLATQSQDRTEGVVGTLMSNMGLELALKAADIEFTRAKVGDRYVMQDLEANGWILGGEPSGHILCLDKSRTGDAIIAGLQVLAVMQAQGKALSVLMEGFEVLPQKLVNVRLNKMQDPFEHEELVAAFDKAQATLEGRGRLLIRQSGTEPMIRVMVESDDEIECDVMANDLADHIKAVLG, encoded by the coding sequence ATGAGCTATTTTGGCACCGATGGTATTCGTGGAAAATTTGGTGAGCTTCCGATCACCCCTGATTTTATTTTGAAACTAGGCTATGTGACTGGCCGCGTACTGATAGAAAATAACGACAATCCTGCACGCAGACCCAGTGTGGTTATTGGTAAAGATACTCGTCTTTCAGGCTATGTGATTGAGGGTGCATTGCAAGCAGGTTTTAATGCCGCTGGTGTTGACGTTCATATGCTAGGGCCATTGCCAACCCCTGCGATTGCACATTTGACTCGCAGTTTCCATGCGGATGCTGGCATTGTTATTTCAGCCTCGCATAACCCTTATTACGATAACGGCATTAAACTGTTTTCAGGTGATGGCAAAAAACTTACCGATGAGATGCAAAACGCCATTAATGATAAGCTAAAAGCGATCATGAGTGGAGTAGAGGACGAAGATGCAGACGGTCTACTAATGCCTATAATTGATCCAGCACAGTTAGGTAAAAACCATCGTATTGATGATGCCAAAGGTCGTTATATTGAATTCTGTAAAGGCAGTTTTCCTTATCAGTATGACTTAGGCGGTCTTACCGTAGTAGTAGACTGTGCCAATGGTGCAGGTTATAGCGTGGCACCGCGTGTCATGCGTGAGCTTGGTGCCAATGTGATAGCCATCCATAATAAACCTGACGGCATCAACATCAATGCTAATTGTGGTTCAACGAACCCTGAAAGCTTGCAACAGGCAGTGTTAGAGCATAACGCTGATGTTGGGATTGCCTTAGATGGCGATGGTGATCGTATCGTGATGGTTGATGAGGCCGGCAAACTGGTTGATGGCGATGGTATTCTCTATGTGCTTGCTACTCAAAGTCAGGATCGTACGGAAGGGGTCGTTGGAACGCTCATGAGTAACATGGGACTGGAACTGGCACTCAAAGCGGCTGACATTGAGTTTACCCGTGCAAAAGTAGGCGATCGCTATGTGATGCAAGACCTAGAAGCCAATGGTTGGATACTTGGCGGAGAGCCATCGGGTCATATCTTGTGTTTAGACAAGAGCCGTACAGGGGATGCGATTATCGCAGGGCTACAAGTGTTGGCAGTGATGCAAGCTCAAGGTAAAGCCCTAAGTGTATTGATGGAAGGTTTTGAAGTGTTGCCTCAAAAGCTGGTCAATGTGCGTTTGAATAAGATGCAAGATCCTTTTGAGCATGAAGAGTTGGTTGCTGCTTTTGACAAAGCACAGGCGACGCTAGAGGGTCGAGGCCGTCTACTGATTCGTCAGTCGGGTACAGAGCCAATGATTCGTGTGATGGTTGAGTCAGATGATGAGATAGAGTGTGATGTAATGGCAAATGACTTAGCCGATCATATTAAAGCAGTATTGGGCTAA
- a CDS encoding IS3 family transposase (programmed frameshift), translating into MKKTRFSDNQIVNILKQAEQGVPITELCREHNISQSTFYNWRSKYGGMDATLISRLKELEVENARLKKMYADECLKSDILQDAMFKKVVAPQRRKALVCHYIEDRGIGIRRACSIFNISVTCYYHKSVVTDENQQIADLLIKLTDENKNWGFGLCFLTLRNVLGLPYNHKRVYRIYCELELNLRIKPKRRIKRAKPIPLAVPDRINQSWSMDFMHDGLTDGRGFRLFNVIDDYNREALTVEVDFSLPAGRVIRSLNQLIEYRGKPVQIRCDNGPEYISNALKDWAEQQGIILSYIEPGNPQQNAYVERFNRTMRYDWLNQELFDNLEQVRAQAENWLYHYNHKRPNMGNGGFTPIQKLNQAA; encoded by the exons ATGAAAAAGACACGCTTTAGCGACAACCAAATCGTCAACATCCTAAAACAAGCCGAACAAGGCGTCCCTATTACCGAGCTCTGCCGTGAGCATAACATCAGCCAAAGTACCTTCTACAACTGGCGATCTAAATATGGTGGTATGGACGCCACACTTATCAGCCGTCTTAAAGAGCTTGAAGTTGAAAATGCCCGCTTAAAGAAGATGTACGCTGATGAATGTCTTAAGTCCGACATCCTACAGGATGCCATGT TCAAAAAAGTGGTAGCGCCCCAAAGGCGCAAAGCGTTGGTTTGTCACTACATTGAAGATCGTGGTATTGGTATCCGCAGAGCTTGTAGCATCTTTAACATCAGCGTCACCTGTTATTATCACAAGTCGGTGGTAACAGATGAGAACCAGCAAATAGCGGACTTACTTATCAAACTGACTGATGAGAACAAGAACTGGGGCTTTGGCTTGTGCTTTTTAACCTTGCGTAATGTGCTAGGACTGCCGTACAACCATAAGCGGGTATATCGCATCTACTGCGAGCTTGAACTCAACCTTAGAATCAAACCTAAGCGTCGCATTAAACGTGCTAAACCAATACCATTAGCAGTACCTGATAGGATTAACCAAAGCTGGAGCATGGACTTTATGCACGACGGCTTAACTGATGGCCGCGGCTTTAGACTGTTCAATGTCATTGATGATTACAACCGTGAGGCACTCACCGTTGAAGTCGACTTCTCGCTACCGGCCGGGAGGGTCATACGCAGTCTTAATCAGCTTATTGAGTACCGAGGCAAACCTGTGCAGATAAGATGCGATAACGGCCCTGAATACATCAGCAATGCGCTCAAAGACTGGGCTGAGCAGCAAGGCATCATCTTAAGCTATATTGAACCTGGCAATCCACAGCAAAATGCGTATGTAGAGCGCTTTAACAGAACCATGAGATATGATTGGTTAAATCAGGAGCTGTTTGATAATCTAGAGCAGGTACGCGCACAAGCAGAAAACTGGTTATACCATTATAATCATAAGCGCCCAAACATGGGCAATGGCGGTTTTACACCGATACAGAAACTCAATCAGGCAGCTTAA
- a CDS encoding TetR/AcrR family transcriptional regulator produces MSKTTASSSSEPLSTTPTDTKAHLLAIGYQLIAQKGFTAVGIKQILDTAGVPKGSFYHYFASKEAFGEAIINHYFTKYKNRLETIGAQDISAQQKLYDYFQSWYDTQQNGCDHEKCLVVKLSAEVADMSEPMRKVLYAGYQQTISWLAEQIKAGWADNSVPQLDNIAAESVAKRWYFAWLGASLIAKISQTNTPLAEVWQMTTTEMGR; encoded by the coding sequence ATGTCTAAAACTACAGCTTCATCAAGTAGCGAACCTTTAAGTACCACGCCAACAGACACAAAGGCACATCTACTAGCGATAGGTTACCAACTGATTGCGCAGAAGGGCTTCACTGCTGTCGGTATCAAGCAGATACTAGACACGGCAGGCGTCCCTAAAGGTTCTTTCTATCATTACTTTGCTTCAAAAGAAGCGTTTGGTGAAGCTATTATCAATCATTACTTTACCAAGTATAAGAATCGCCTTGAGACTATTGGCGCACAAGATATTAGCGCGCAGCAAAAGCTTTATGACTATTTTCAAAGCTGGTATGACACTCAACAAAACGGCTGTGATCACGAAAAATGCTTGGTCGTTAAGCTTAGTGCTGAGGTTGCCGATATGTCAGAGCCCATGCGTAAAGTACTCTATGCGGGTTACCAACAAACTATCAGTTGGCTTGCCGAACAAATCAAAGCTGGCTGGGCAGATAACTCTGTACCGCAACTCGATAATATCGCTGCAGAAAGTGTGGCGAAGCGTTGGTACTTTGCATGGCTTGGTGCCAGCTTGATTGCTAAAATTAGTCAAACCAATACACCACTTGCCGAAGTATGGCAGATGACCACCACAGAGATGGGCCGCTAA